In one window of Ostrinia nubilalis chromosome 19, ilOstNubi1.1, whole genome shotgun sequence DNA:
- the LOC135080972 gene encoding peptidyl-prolyl cis-trans isomerase D — MLIKMIPGIHSQQRNPLVFLDISIDGEYAGRIVIELRSDVVPKTAENFRALCTGEKTITTNGKPLHFKGSKFHKAIAQFMVQGGDIVNGDGTGGESIYGPTFEDENFILKHEEGVLSMANRGRPHTNGSQFCITTVECPQLDGTNVVFGRVLAGLGLVHEIQACSEDTRPTVECMIVDCGEIEGEWDTRCCDGTPDRLPDYPADMPRLHLLPIEQLMSSIKDVKCSGNLLFSSARYKAAARKYRKCLRYAEHACDVLQRECAEQQYTFGEVLATYAQQCHLNLAACYMKLEDYAACIKSCSEVLETDGRNEKALYRRGQANFALKNYDAALSDLKQADKASPNNKAIQKLLEEVRTSNKIYNDIQKQRLSKFFRDQKEKSLAIGHN, encoded by the exons atgTTGATCAAAATGATACCAGGGATTCACTCACAACAAAGGAATCCTCTCGTTTTTTTGGATATCTCAATAGATGGGGAATACG CCGGGCGTATTGTAATAGAGCTGAGGAGCGATGTGGTGCCAAAGACAGCGGAGAACTTCCGAGCTTTATGTACGGGAGAAAAAACCATCACCACCAATGGAAAACCTTTACATTTTAAGGGCTCAAAATTTCATAAAG CGATAGCACAATTCATGGTGCAAGGGGGAGACATAGTGAACGGCGATGGTACAGGCGGCGAAAGTATTTACGGGCCCACATTCGAAGATGAGAACTTCATCTTGAAG CACGAAGAAGGCGTGCTAAGCATGGCGAATAGAGGCCGGCCGCACACCAACGGCTCTCAGTTCTGTATCACGACTGTCGAGTGTCCGCAACTGGACGGCACCAATGTTGTCTTTGGGCGGGTGCTGGCCGGGCTAGGACTGGTGCATGAGATCCAGGCGTGTAGCGAGGACACACGGCCGACTGTG GAGTGCATGATAGTGGACTGCGGCGAGATAGAAGGCGAATGGGACACGCGCTGCTGTGACGGCACGCCCGACCGCCTGCCTGATTACCCCGCTGATATGCCACGCCTGCACCTCTTGCCG ATAGAGCAGCTAATGTCCAGTATTAAAGACGTGAAGTGCAGCGGGAACCTTTTATTCAGCTCCGCGCGGTACAAAGCCGCCGCGCGAAAGTACCGCAAATGTTTGCGATACGCGGAACACGCGTGCGATGTCTTGCAACGGGAGTGCGCGGAACAGCAATATACAT TCGGCGAGGTGTTAGCGACGTACGCGCAGCAGTGCCACCTCAACCTGGCCGCGTGCTACATGAAGCTGGAAGACTACGCCGCCTGCATCAAGAGCTGCTCCGAG GTACTAGAAACGGACGGTCGGAACGAGAAAGCGCTTTACCGGCGAGGCCAAGCGAACTTCGCCCTTAAGAACTACGACGCAGCTCTCTCGGACCTCAAGCAAGCCGACAAGGCGTCCCCCAACAACAAGGCCATCCAGAAACTTCTAGAAGAGGTAAGAACCTCCAACAAAATCTACAATGACATTCAAAAACAACGGCTGTCAAAATTTTTTCGTGACCAAAAAGAGAAGAGCCTCGCAATCGGGCATAACTGA
- the LOC135081203 gene encoding AP-1 complex subunit mu-1 — MSSSAIYILDVKGKVLISRNYRGDVDMGVIDKFMPLLMEKEEEGMLTPLLQTSECTFAYIKTNNLYIVSTTKKNANIALVFVFLYKIVEVMAEYFKELEEESIRDNFVVIYELLDELIDFGYPQTTDSKILQEYITQEGHKLEMQPRIPMAVTNAVSWRSEGIKYRKNEVFLDVIESVNLLANSNGNVLRSEIVGAIKMRVYLSGMPELRLGLNDKVLFESTGRGKSKSVELEDVKFHQCVRLSRFENDRTISFIPPDGEFELMSYRLNTHVKPLIWIESVIERHAHSRVEYMIKAKSQFKRRSTANNVEIIIPVPADADSPKFKTTIGSVKYTPEQNAITWSIKSFPGGKEYLMRAHFGLPSVECEEVDGKPPIQVKFEIPYFTTSGIQVRYLKIIEKSGYQALPWVRYITQNGDYQLRTN; from the coding sequence ATGTCTTCTTCGGCGATATACATCTTGGACGTGAAGGGCAAAGTGCTCATATCACGGAACTACCGCGGCGATGTGGACATGGGTGTCATTGACAAGTTCATGCCGTTACTCATGGAGAAGGAGGAAGAGGGCATGCTGACGCCCCTGCTGCAGACCAGCGAGTGTACGTTTGCCTACATCAAGACAAACAACCTGTACATTGTATCAACAACCAAGAAAAACGCTAACATTGCActggtttttgtatttttgtacaaGATTGTAGAAGTTATGGCTGAGTATTTCAAAGAACTCGAAGAGGAGAGTATTCGCGACAATTTTGTTGTGATCTACGAGTTGCTGGACGAGCTGATAGATTTTGGCTATCCACAAACTACTGATAGTAAGATTCTTCAAGAATACATCACTCAGGAAGGCCACAAGTTGGAAATGCAGCCGAGAATACCAATGGCGGTTACAAACGCTGTATCATGGCGGTCTGAAGGCATAAAATACAGGAAAAACGAAGTGTTCCTTGATGTGATTGAGTCTGTCAATTTGTTGGCCAATTCAAATGGCAATGTTTTGCGGAGTGAAATCGTTGGTGCAATTAAAATGAGAGTATATCTATCTGGTATGCCCGAACTGCGGCTTGGCTTGAATGATAAGGTTCTATTTGAAAGCACTGGAAGGGGCAAATCAAAATCTGTTGAACTTGAAGATGTCAAGTTTCACCAGTGTGTCAGACTGTCACGTTTTGAAAATGATCGGACAATTTCATTCATTCCACCTGATGGGGAATTTGAGTTAATGTCCTATAGATTAAACACACATGTGAAGCCTTTGATCTGGATCGAATCTGTGATTGAACGTCATGCCCACTCCAGGGTGGAATACATGATTAAAGCCAAGTCTCAATTCAAAAGACGTTCAACCGCTAATAATGTTGAGATCATCATTCCAGTGCCGGCTGATGCTGATTCTCCTAAGTTTAAAACCACAATTGGTAGTGTGAAATATACTCCAGAACAGAATGCCATTACTTGGTCTATCAAATCATTCCCAGGAGGCAAGGAGTACTTGATGAGAGCTCACTTTGGTTTGCCATCAGTAGAATGTGAGGAAGTGGATGGTAAGCCACCTATCCAAGTAAAGTTTGAAATCCCCTACTTCACTACATCTGGCATTCAAGTTAGATATCTCAAAATCATTGAGAAGAGCGGCTATCAAGCCCTGCCGTGGGTGCGATACATTACCCAGAATGGAGACTATCAGTTAAGGACAAACTAA